Proteins encoded together in one Osmia lignaria lignaria isolate PbOS001 chromosome 4, iyOsmLign1, whole genome shotgun sequence window:
- the LOC143305249 gene encoding uncharacterized protein LOC143305249 → MSYVENIRVVEDTRNQCKDQCMRGNRSRRPKLTISMRRYSKKKACRERRRRLALQNTSVPSTSDGQRYTPEKIYLPLNEEIETANSKEMFEEKMEELFEIQDTNNTEDGSNIESITSQNEELVIQKTVMNEPETQSGVPSGLSIVDMQHIFDEFQKISDHAKNREDCGIRHLKITGMKRSGLRTTLSVICDMCKYKGEIHSEPDESNKMETSQCAVAGTIVNGGSYAQMEEFLAAMNIPSMSKREFRKHHDKIVEALIVAAEEEMVAAAEEERHLAIERGDIVSGCGIPHIPVVADGSWMKRSYRSGTYDSASGVGVIIGYHTKKVLFIGVRNKVCKICRYAARKKEEPRKHTCFKNWGTSQASTAMESDAIVEGFNTSVEKRGLIYSTLIADGDSSVYKKIIDADPYKTQIPVKKIECTNHLLRNFSKKMKEIVKKTKPGLLRKIVAGSIRRMRADIVKAAEFRYSQHVTTAEKIKNLYADIQNIPSHAFGEHAECSKLQYFCDGTSKKDKKNFVPELMKMGVYERIKEILRPLLAHVDSLLYNSNNNAVESFNGIIAKYTGGKRLNFSERGSYTGRCAAAVLQYNTKQVLSRLNTAMNKKPPVILRRMENRRKKEHEKYAEKIKDKKVVKHVRKQFRLEMDSNYGPNAQKPDMAKNIYELEQKIHMGMLQNWQNRSDAIEKETIG, encoded by the coding sequence ATGAGTTATGTTGAAAATATTCGCGTGGTTGAAGATACGAGAAATCAGTGCAAAGATCAGTGTATGAGGGGAAATAGAAGTCGTCGGCCAAAATTAACAATTAGTATGAGACGATACTCGAAAAAAAAAGCGTGCCGCGAAAGAAGACGGCGCTTAGCCCTTCAGAATACATCCGTACCGTCAACATCCGATGGACAAAGATACACTCCCGAGAAAATTTACTTACCATTGAATGAAGAAATAGAAACGGCAAATTCGAAAGAAATGTTTGAAGAAAAGATGgaagaattgtttgaaattcaaGATACAAACAATACAGAAGACGGGTCAAATATAGAAAGTATAACTTCCCAAAATGAAGAATTGGTCATACAGAAAACTGTAATGAACGAGCCTGAAACACAATCCGGTGTACCAAGTGGCTTAagtatcgtggacatgcagcacatctttgacgaatttcaaaaaataagtgaccatgctaaaaacagggaagactgtggaattagacacctaaaaataaccggcatgaaacggtcgggcctgaggaccaccctcagtgtaatatgcgatatgtgcaaatataaaggtgaaatccacagtgaacctgacgaaagTAATAAAATGGAAACCAGCCAATGTGCCGTTGCTGGGacaattgtgaatggaggcagttatgcccaaatggaggagttccttgcagcaatgaacataccctccatgtcgaagaGGGAATTCAGAAAGCATCACGATAAAATCGTAGAAGCattaattgttgctgcagaagaagagatggtagcagcggcagaagaagaaagacacttggccattgaaagaggcgatattgtttccggatgtggaatccctcacatccccgttgtggccgatggaagctggatgaaaagATCATACCGGTCTGGAACGTacgattccgcgtctggagtcggcgttataattggatatcacacgaagaaagttttatttatcggcGTTAGAAACAAGGTGTGCAAGATTTGTCGATATGCtgcgagaaagaaagaagagccacgaaagcacacGTGTTTCAAAAATTGGGGCACAAGTCAAGCttcaacggctatggaaagtgacgctatagtcgaaggATTCAACACCAGCGTAGAGAAACGTGGGCTTATTTATTCAACGCTGATTGCAGATGGGGATAGCAGCGTttacaaaaaaattatagaCGCGGATCCGTATAAAACGCAGAttcctgtaaaaaaaattgaatgcacgaatcatttGTTACGAAACTTTtccaaaaaaatgaaagaaattgtaAAGAAGACAAAACCTGGTCTATTGAGAAAAATCGTTGCAGGCAGcattcggcgaatgcgtgcggacaTAGTAAAAGCCGCAGAGTTCCGATACAGTCAGCACGTAACAACCgctgagaaaattaaaaatttgtatgccgacatacaGAATATTCCTAGTCACGCTTTTGGTGAACACGCAGAATGTTCAAAACTTCAATACTTTTGCGATGGAACCagtaaaaaagataaaaagaactTTGTTCCAGAATTgatgaagatgggagtgtaTGAACGCATtaaagaaatacttcgacctctgttggcgcatgTTGATAGTTTGCTTTATAACAGCAATAATAATGCTGTCGAAAGTTTTAACGGAATTATCGCCAAATATACgggaggaaaaagattgaatttcagcgagaggggatcttacacgggaagatgtgctgctgctgtcctacagtataacacaaaacaagtattatcgcgtctgaatacggcgatgaacaagaaaccgcccgttattttacgcagaatggaaaatagaaggaagaaagaacatGAGAAGTACGCTGAAAAGATAAAGGACAAAAAGGTTGTGaagcacgtgcggaaacaattccgtttAGAAATggattccaattacggaccGAACGCTCAAAAGCCAGATATGGCCAAGAAcatttatgaattagagcaGAAAATACATATGGGAATGTTgcagaattggcaaaatagaagTGATGCCATTGAGAAAGAAACCATCGGTTaa